In Peromyscus maniculatus bairdii isolate BWxNUB_F1_BW_parent chromosome 21, HU_Pman_BW_mat_3.1, whole genome shotgun sequence, one DNA window encodes the following:
- the LOC102929107 gene encoding E3 ubiquitin-protein ligase TRIM15 isoform X2 translates to MPSTRSLRGLHHVACPACTRPLRDAVTVACGHKICLLCLPHIPMGAKLLCPLCQEEEEQTQAAVAPVPLGPLGETCCEEHGEKIYYFCETDAELLCVFCREGPAHQAHTVRFLDEAIQPYRDRLRSRLETLRMERDKMEDRKYQEDRKLQELLMQVESKKQQVEAAFERLTQELGDQRCLLMTRLEGLEQQIWKEREEYITKVSQEVHWLGTQVEELEEKCHRPASELLQDARLNQSRYESKTFVSPEAISSDLVKKIRNLHRKILGLPKMMRTFSENLMHHLETDSEIEA, encoded by the exons ATGCCCTCAACCCGGTCCCTGCGGGGACTCCACCACGTAGCCTGTCCTGCCTGCACCCGGCCCCTGCGGGATGCGGTGACCGTAGCCTGCGGACACAAAATCTGTCTACTCTGCCTCCCGCACATCCCGATGGGGGCCAAGCTGCTATGCCCGCTCtgtcaggaggaagaggagcaaacCCAGGCCGCAGTGGCCCCGGTACCCCTGGGTCCCCTAGGCGAGACCTGCTGCGAGGAGCACGGAGAGAAGATCTATTACTTCTGCGAGACAGACGCGGAGCTGCTCTGTGTGTTCTGCAGAGAGGGCCCCGCCCACCAGGCGCACACCGTGCGGTTCCTCGATGAAGCCATCCAACCCTACAGG GATCGTCTCAGGAGTCGGTTAGAAACTCTGAGAATGGAGCGGGACAAGATGGAAGACAGGAAATATCAAGAAGATCGGAAGCTCCAAGAGCTCCTG ATGCAGGTTGAAAGCAAGAAGCAACAGGTAGAAGCTGCCTTTGAAAGGCTGACTCAGGAGCTTGGAGACCAGAGGTGCCTCCTGATGACCAGGCTGGAGGGGCTAGAACAGCAGAtctggaaggagagggaagagtaCATCACAAAGGTCTCTCAGGAGGTCCATTGGCTGGGCACCCAGGttgaggagctggaggagaagtGTCATCGACCAGCAAGTGAGCTACTACAA GATGCCAGACTCAACCAGAGCAG GTATGAGTCGAAGACTTTTGTGAGTCCAGaggctatttcctctgatcttgtTAAGAAGATTCGAAACCTCCACAGGAAAATACTCGGCCTCCCAAAGATGATGAGGACATTCTCAG
- the LOC102929107 gene encoding E3 ubiquitin-protein ligase TRIM15 isoform X1, whose protein sequence is MPSTRSLRGLHHVACPACTRPLRDAVTVACGHKICLLCLPHIPMGAKLLCPLCQEEEEQTQAAVAPVPLGPLGETCCEEHGEKIYYFCETDAELLCVFCREGPAHQAHTVRFLDEAIQPYRDRLRSRLETLRMERDKMEDRKYQEDRKLQELLMQVESKKQQVEAAFERLTQELGDQRCLLMTRLEGLEQQIWKEREEYITKVSQEVHWLGTQVEELEEKCHRPASELLQDARLNQSRYESKTFVSPEAISSDLVKKIRNLHRKILGLPKMMRTFSENLMHHLETDSGNQQGLLGVGGSIYPFHP, encoded by the exons ATGCCCTCAACCCGGTCCCTGCGGGGACTCCACCACGTAGCCTGTCCTGCCTGCACCCGGCCCCTGCGGGATGCGGTGACCGTAGCCTGCGGACACAAAATCTGTCTACTCTGCCTCCCGCACATCCCGATGGGGGCCAAGCTGCTATGCCCGCTCtgtcaggaggaagaggagcaaacCCAGGCCGCAGTGGCCCCGGTACCCCTGGGTCCCCTAGGCGAGACCTGCTGCGAGGAGCACGGAGAGAAGATCTATTACTTCTGCGAGACAGACGCGGAGCTGCTCTGTGTGTTCTGCAGAGAGGGCCCCGCCCACCAGGCGCACACCGTGCGGTTCCTCGATGAAGCCATCCAACCCTACAGG GATCGTCTCAGGAGTCGGTTAGAAACTCTGAGAATGGAGCGGGACAAGATGGAAGACAGGAAATATCAAGAAGATCGGAAGCTCCAAGAGCTCCTG ATGCAGGTTGAAAGCAAGAAGCAACAGGTAGAAGCTGCCTTTGAAAGGCTGACTCAGGAGCTTGGAGACCAGAGGTGCCTCCTGATGACCAGGCTGGAGGGGCTAGAACAGCAGAtctggaaggagagggaagagtaCATCACAAAGGTCTCTCAGGAGGTCCATTGGCTGGGCACCCAGGttgaggagctggaggagaagtGTCATCGACCAGCAAGTGAGCTACTACAA GATGCCAGACTCAACCAGAGCAG GTATGAGTCGAAGACTTTTGTGAGTCCAGaggctatttcctctgatcttgtTAAGAAGATTCGAAACCTCCACAGGAAAATACTCGGCCTCCCAAAGATGATGAGGACATTCTCAG